One Apodemus sylvaticus chromosome 16, mApoSyl1.1, whole genome shotgun sequence genomic region harbors:
- the Ankra2 gene encoding ankyrin repeat family A protein 2 isoform X1, producing the protein MATSANLDIGAQLIVEECPGSCGLSGMPDIKLEHQLGPDAEEGSAQGVAMGMKFILPNRFDMNVCSRFVKSLNEEDSKNIQDQVNSDLEVASVLFKAECNIHTSPSPGIQVRHVYTPSTTKHFSPIKQSTTLTNKHRGNEVSTTPLLANSLSVHQLAAQGEMLYLATRIEQENVINHTDEEGFTPLMWAAAHGQIAVVEFLLQNGADPQLLGKGRESALSLACSKGYTDIVTMLLDCGVDVNEYDWNGGTPLLYAVHGNHVKCVKMLLENGADPTIETDSGYNSMDLAVALGYRGVQQVIESHLLKLLQNIKE; encoded by the exons atgGCTACATCTGCAAATCTGGACATTGGGGCCCAGCTGATTGTGGAAGAGTGTCCCGGCAGCTGTGGTCTCTCTGGGATGCCAGACATCAAACTAGAACACCAGCTGGGTCCAGACGCAGAGGAAGGGTCAGCGCAGGGTGTCGCCATGGGAATGAAATTCATATTGCCGAACCGATTTGATATGAACGTGTGCTCTCGGTTTGTGAAGTCCTTAAATGAAGAGGATAGTAAAAATATTCAAGATCAAGTGAACTCTGACCTGGAGGTGGCGTCTGTCTTATTTAAAG ctGAGTGCAATATCCATACATCTCCTTCTCCTGGAATTCAAGTAAGACATGTCTACACACCCTCTACAACAAAACATTTCTCACCCATAAAACAGTCAACTACTTTAACCAACAAGCACAGGGGAAACGAGGTCTCTACCACACCTCTGTTAGCGAATT CTCTGTCTGTTCACCAGTTGGCAGCTCAGGGAGAAATGCTCTACCTGGCTACTCGGATTGAACAAG AAAATGTTATCAACCACACGGATGAAGAAGGCTTTACCCCCCTGATGTGGGCTGCGGCACATGGGCAAATAGCTGTGGTAGAGTTCCTACTTCAGAAT GGTGCAGATCCCCAGCTTCTAGGAAAGGGTCGAGAAAGCGCGCTGTCGTTGGCCTgtagcaagggctacacagacatTGTCACGATGCTGCTGGACTGTGGGGTTGACGTCAATGAGTACGACTGG AATGGAGGGACACCTTTGCTTTACGCAGTCCACGGGAACCACGTGAAGTGCGTGAAGATGCTCTTAG AAAATGGAGCTGACCCAACAATTGAAACAGACTCTGGCTATAATTCTATGGACCTAGCTGTAGCTTTGGGCTACAGAGGTG TTCAACAGGTCATTGAGTCACATCTGCTGAAGCTACTTCAAAACATCAAGGAGTGA
- the Ankra2 gene encoding ankyrin repeat family A protein 2 isoform X2, translating into MLYLATRIEQENVINHTDEEGFTPLMWAAAHGQIAVVEFLLQNGADPQLLGKGRESALSLACSKGYTDIVTMLLDCGVDVNEYDWNGGTPLLYAVHGNHVKCVKMLLENGADPTIETDSGYNSMDLAVALGYRGVQQVIESHLLKLLQNIKE; encoded by the exons ATGCTCTACCTGGCTACTCGGATTGAACAAG AAAATGTTATCAACCACACGGATGAAGAAGGCTTTACCCCCCTGATGTGGGCTGCGGCACATGGGCAAATAGCTGTGGTAGAGTTCCTACTTCAGAAT GGTGCAGATCCCCAGCTTCTAGGAAAGGGTCGAGAAAGCGCGCTGTCGTTGGCCTgtagcaagggctacacagacatTGTCACGATGCTGCTGGACTGTGGGGTTGACGTCAATGAGTACGACTGG AATGGAGGGACACCTTTGCTTTACGCAGTCCACGGGAACCACGTGAAGTGCGTGAAGATGCTCTTAG AAAATGGAGCTGACCCAACAATTGAAACAGACTCTGGCTATAATTCTATGGACCTAGCTGTAGCTTTGGGCTACAGAGGTG TTCAACAGGTCATTGAGTCACATCTGCTGAAGCTACTTCAAAACATCAAGGAGTGA